One region of Actinomycetota bacterium genomic DNA includes:
- a CDS encoding dihydroorotate dehydrogenase electron transfer subunit — MKTLKGEIISNEKVGRDLYKMTVFSPYMAKNCLPGQFVNIRCSKSGVYDPLLRRPFSIYDLEEDFKVFSILYLLKGKGTHYLKSLEPGDVIDFIGPLGNGIRTDENSNKKYLLIGGGIGVAPLYYLAKYLNLKKNNVFLATGFKDNRFLFFEKTVQTLKISYHFCSEDGTHGARGIITDFISENINDYRDYTIYCCGPSAMFKTLKEIFAGNNIEDKAYALFEEIMACGIGVCKGCVVKTLDKNNNYVYKTVCKDGPLFNLGEVVFE; from the coding sequence ATGAAAACATTAAAAGGCGAGATAATTTCAAATGAAAAAGTAGGCAGGGATTTGTATAAAATGACTGTTTTTTCACCTTATATGGCAAAGAACTGCCTTCCTGGACAATTTGTAAATATAAGATGTTCCAAAAGCGGAGTTTACGACCCGCTGCTCAGAAGGCCTTTCAGCATATATGATCTGGAGGAAGATTTTAAGGTTTTTTCAATTCTTTATTTGCTGAAAGGCAAAGGAACGCATTATTTAAAATCTCTTGAACCCGGTGATGTAATTGATTTCATAGGTCCGCTTGGCAATGGAATCAGGACGGATGAAAACAGTAATAAAAAATATCTTCTTATAGGCGGCGGCATAGGTGTAGCACCTCTTTATTATCTTGCAAAATATCTGAATCTTAAAAAGAATAATGTTTTTCTGGCAACAGGATTTAAGGACAACAGGTTTCTTTTTTTTGAAAAAACAGTCCAGACTTTAAAAATAAGTTATCATTTCTGTTCCGAGGATGGAACACATGGGGCAAGAGGTATCATAACTGATTTCATAAGTGAAAATATAAACGACTACAGAGATTATACAATATATTGTTGTGGACCTTCAGCAATGTTTAAAACCCTGAAAGAAATATTTGCAGGAAACAATATTGAAGATAAAGCCTACGCTCTGTTTGAAGAAATAATGGCCTGCGGCATAGGAGTGTGCAAGGGGTGTGTAGTGAAAACATTGGATAAAAACAATAATTATGTCTATAAGACTGTATGTAAAGACGGGCCTCTTTTTAATTTGGGGGAGGTAGTTTTTGAGTAA
- a CDS encoding dihydroorotate dehydrogenase, translating into MSNFNDQRLAVRIGDIFLKNPVIMCSGTFASGIEYNEIYETQILGAVTTKSFSLKPMEGNRPPRLCETPSGLLNSIGLQNEGIDYFINEQLPIIRELKISTILSILGTSSSEFAEIASKIIKIEHELIAVELNLSCPNVNKGGITLGSIPDSVEEVTAVVRKTLNIPVIVKLSPNNDNLSEIAKRAKNGGATCVSLINTLIGMAIDIDTFKPKLGNVIGGLSGPAIKPVALAKIFSLYKASILPIIGMGGIFNWQDAVEFMLAGASAVGLGTVNFVEYDAAVNVLNGLIDFISKRNLKNISDLTGKVKAGQ; encoded by the coding sequence TTGAGTAATTTTAACGATCAGAGACTTGCAGTAAGAATAGGGGATATATTTTTAAAAAATCCGGTAATCATGTGTTCAGGCACTTTTGCCAGCGGCATAGAATACAATGAGATCTATGAAACACAGATTCTCGGAGCTGTCACAACCAAAAGCTTTTCGCTAAAACCCATGGAAGGCAACAGACCGCCAAGGCTATGCGAAACTCCGTCAGGACTTTTAAATTCAATAGGCCTGCAGAATGAAGGGATTGATTATTTTATAAATGAACAGCTTCCAATTATCAGGGAATTAAAAATCAGTACTATTTTAAGTATTCTGGGCACAAGCAGTTCAGAATTTGCTGAAATCGCTTCAAAAATAATAAAAATAGAGCATGAATTGATTGCAGTAGAACTGAATCTGTCCTGTCCCAATGTAAACAAAGGCGGCATAACTCTTGGTTCCATTCCTGATTCTGTTGAAGAGGTGACTGCGGTTGTCAGAAAAACTCTCAATATACCTGTTATAGTCAAACTAAGCCCCAATAATGATAATCTGTCAGAAATTGCAAAAAGGGCTAAAAACGGAGGCGCCACATGTGTTTCTCTTATAAATACACTGATAGGGATGGCGATTGATATTGATACTTTCAAACCCAAACTGGGAAATGTGATAGGAGGGCTTTCCGGACCTGCAATAAAACCGGTTGCGCTTGCAAAAATATTTTCTCTTTATAAAGCAAGCATTCTTCCCATAATAGGTATGGGCGGAATATTTAACTGGCAGGATGCAGTTGAATTCATGCTTGCAGGTGCAAGTGCGGTCGGGCTTGGCACTGTAAATTTTGTAGAATATGATGCCGCAGTAAATGTCCTGAACGGACTGATTGATTTTATTTCAAAAAGAAATTTAAAAAATATAAGTGATTTAACCGGTAAGGTGAAAGCAGGGCAGTGA